ACTGTTATCATTTTTTGCGAGGTAAGGAGCTGCAGCTTTTGTTACGAACATCATAGAGGTAAGGTTTATGTCCATTACCTTGTGCCAGAATTCAGCTTCCATTTCGTTAAGCATTCTACGTGCAACTAATGAACCTGCATTGTTAATCAAGATGTTCAAACTACCAAAAGCTGCTATTGTTTTTTCGACCATGGCATTCGCATCGGCTTCTTTTGTTAAGTCACCAGCTATAGCAACTGCTTTTTGACCTTTACTAGTTGCGTATTCAACCAATTGGTTTGCCGTATCAGCACTGGAAAAATAGTGGATGGCAACATTGGCTCCACTGTCAATAAAATGTCTCGTGATAGCTTCTCCAATTCCTTGTGCACCAGCAGTAATAAGGATGTTTTTACCTGTTAATTTAGTATTATTTTTCATATATATTCTTATAGTAATAACGATAATAATCAAAGTAAAATTACTACTTATCGTTATAAATATTTTTTTTTATTTTGTAAATATTATTTAATAAGTCACGTGTTTTCAAAAACAGAAACGGAACGGGTCATTTTTTCTCATCAACTACTTTGTACTTATTGCAAGTACTAAATGTATTCTTACGTACGTTAGTTAAAACTAAATTAATAGCAGAAAAGAAGGCTAAATTTAATCTACTACACAATTAATGAGCAATTTACTGCACAGCTTAGTCTATACAATTCTTTATTTCAAATCATTTTTAGTGAAATAACCTTCATTAGACACTGCGGCATCACTCACAGATATACTTGCTGTTTTAAACCAAACCTCAGCATAGTTTCCATCTGCATATTGTTTTTGAATATCACCTCCATGGGTTTCCGCACCAGAACACCAGTTTTTATTTACTTCAGGAGATTTTCCATTTGTTTGGTTATATGCGCCAAGCTTAAAGAAACAACCTTCGCCTGTGTAAGCTTCTTTGCGTTCCACTCCGTCTTGACCTATTGGTACAAATAACTCTTGGGTTTGTTTAGGGATGTCTGCAGTTGTTGTATATTCTGATGCTATCAAGTTTTTTGTAAACGTTTTGGTTTCATGTCCTTCACTAGTAAATTTCAAAGTCATCATACCGTCTTTAACTTCAACTTCATAACTAAATTCTTCACCTAAAGCAATGCCATCTTTAGGTTCATCGGGATAAGTACTTTCACCAGTACCCACAACAGAAAAGTCATTGCCCCAA
This genomic stretch from Cellulophaga algicola DSM 14237 harbors:
- a CDS encoding SDR family NAD(P)-dependent oxidoreductase, encoding MKNNTKLTGKNILITAGAQGIGEAITRHFIDSGANVAIHYFSSADTANQLVEYATSKGQKAVAIAGDLTKEADANAMVEKTIAAFGSLNILINNAGSLVARRMLNEMEAEFWHKVMDINLTSMMFVTKAAAPYLAKNDNSSIVNLASLAGRKGGHPGSLAYSTSKGAILTFTRALSAELGPQGTRVNAVSPGLILGTSFHNTHTTKESAAATTAGIPIQRAGNADDVARAVLYLASEYDGFITGATLDINGGVYNM